One window of Pelmatolapia mariae isolate MD_Pm_ZW linkage group LG18, Pm_UMD_F_2, whole genome shotgun sequence genomic DNA carries:
- the LOC134616910 gene encoding polyisoprenoid diphosphate/phosphate phosphohydrolase PLPP6-like, with translation MSSPGSRRNSCRGAACGSRATFEYQVRRRSSSCSYFASGAQSGDFSVSLSQPIFTVTLRFLLAIDLWLSKRLGVCACEGSAWGSIRPLVRLVEFSGHVIPWLIGTVYTLLRGRSVEEQEIMLNLALALILDLLFVRLVKTLVRRRMPAQNRSEILSTFFVERYSFPSGHASRAAMCARFFLAQLVDTDSMRLLVVGWAALVSLSRLLLARHYVTDVGFGLAMGYCQYSLVERLWVTWDWLQDALLIGLGERLNRAYDGLWMIDGKH, from the exons ATGTCCTCACCAGGGTCCAGGCGGAATAGTTGCCGTGGAGCTGCGTGTGGAAGCCGGGCAACTTTTGAATACCAAGTCCGTCGCCGGAGCTCCAGCTGTTCTTACTTTGCCTCTGGAGCGCAATCGGGAGACTTTTCAGTCAGTCTGAGCCAGCCGATATTTACTGTAACGCTCCGGTTTTTGCTGGCGATAGATCTATGGCTGTCCAAACGGCTCGGAGTGTGCGCCTGTGAGGGGTCTGCATGGGGCAGCATACGGCCCTTGGTCCGGCTGGTCGAGTTCTCCGGTCATGTCATCCCGTGGCTCATCGGCACCGTGTACACTCTTCTCCGTGGACGAAGTGTGGAGGAGCAAGAGATCATGCTGAATTTGGCATTGG CTCTGATTTTGGATTTGCTGTTTGTCAGACTTGTGAAGACTCTGGTCAGACGTCGCATGCCCGCCCAGAACCGCTCGGAGATCCTCTCCACCTTCTTCGTGGAGCGCTATTCCTTTCCCTCTGGCCACGCTTCACGGGCGGCCATGTGCGCCCGGTTCTTCCTCGCCCAGCTGGTGGACACAGACTCCATGCGGCTCCTGgtggtggggtgggctgctttggTGAGCCTGTCCCGACTGCTGCTTGCAAGACACTATGTGACAGATGTGGGCTTTGGCTTGGCCATGGGCTACTGCCAGTACAGTCTGGTGGAAAGACTGTGGGTGACTTGGGACTGGTTGCAGGACGCGCTGCTCATTGGCCTGGGAGAGAGGCTGAACAGGGCTTACGATGGACTCTGGATGATAGATGGGAAACATTAG
- the LOC134617251 gene encoding myocilin-like — MWLQVSLFSLSCLLLSIQTQAQDRASLHRSNDPSGRCHYTFTVASPQESSCPGSNSEMDGVLSRLTLLEALVSRLLAGADEGTMTGVGANREEGLQEAYSQVTGERNQLKQDKERLNRQIQELQRRLAELSQEAESLRQKPCQQLTSVDTQHENRPANDPAYDFGNSGYQEMKAEVTEISASHLFREGSHNFTGCGELVSVGDPVSHRKADSITGKYGVWMQDPEPQGPQYTNNTVWRIDSVGRDVRHLFAYEDMDQFSRGFPMKVLVLPEPVESTGATVYRGSLYYQRRLSRTLIRYDLASEYLASRMDLPHAGFHGQHPYSWGGYTDIDLAVDEQGLWAIYSTSKARGAIVISQLNPESLEVKKTWETNIKKNTVANAFMVCGRLYTVASYTVPNTTINFVFDTATGVGQAVAVPFKNKYSYNSMVDYNHAQRKLYAWDNFHMVTYDIRLGRASHGRS, encoded by the exons ATGTGGCTCCAAGTGTCCCTCTTTAGTTTGTCCTGCTTGCTTCTGTCAATCCAAACCCAGGCTCAAGATCGAGCCTCCCTCCACCGCTCCAATGACCCCTCTGGACGTTGCCATTACACCTTTACTGTGGCCAGTCCACAAGAGTCCAGCTGCCCTGGAAGCAACAGCGAGATGGATGGAGTCTTGTCCAGGCTCACCCTGCTCGAAGCTTTGGTCAGCCGTCTCCTAGCAGGAGCAGACGAAGGCACCATGACTGGGGTTGGAGCTAATAGAGAAGAAGGTCTCCAGGAAGCTTATTCCCAGGTTACCGGGGAAAGAAACCAGCTGAAGCAGGACAAGGAGCGTCTAAACAGGCAGATCCAGGAGCTGCAGAGGAGGTTGGCTGAGCTGAGCCAGGAGGCAGAAAGCCTCAGGCAGAAACCCTGCCAGCAGCTCACCTCAGTGGACACTCAGCATGAAAACAGACCAGCCAATG ATCCCGCATATGACTTTGGGAATAGTGGATATCAGGAGATGAAAGCTGAAGTGACAGAGATCTCTGCATCCCACCTCTTCCGTGAAGGAAGTCACAACTTCACAG gtTGTGGAGAGTTAGTGTCAGTGGGAGATCCTGTGTCACACAGGAAAGCTGACAGTATCACAGGGAAGTATGGTGTGTGGATGCAGGATCCAGAGCCTCAAGGCCCTCAGTACACCAACAACACTGTGTGGCGTATTGATTCAGTGGGAAGAGATGTGCGTCACCTCTTTGCATATGAAGACATGGATCAGTTCTCCCGAGGTTTCCCAATGAAGGTGCTGGTTTTGCCAGAGCCTGTGGAGAGCACAGGGGCAACTGTGTACCGAGGCTCCCTTTACTATCAGCGAAGACTCAGTCGGACACTGATTCGCTACGACCTGGCTTCTGAATATCTGGCATCCCGCATGGACCTGCCTCATGCCGGCTTCCATGGCCAGCACCCTTATTCCTGGGGAGGCTACACTGACATTGACCTAGCAGTGGATGAACAGGGTCTGTGGGCCATCTACAGTACAAGTAAAGCAAGGGGTGCAATTGTAATTTCGCAGCTGAACCCCGAGAGCTTGGAGGTGAAAAAGACCTGGGAGACTAATATTAAGAAGAACACAGTGGCCAACGCTTTCATGGTGTGTGGACGTTTGTACACAGTGGCTAGCTACACTGTTCCCaacaccaccatcaactttgtgTTTGATACAGCCACTGGTGTGGGACAAGCTGTCGCCGTGCCCTTTAAAAACAAGTACAGTTACAACAGCATGGTGGACTACAACCACGCTCAGAGGAAGCTGTATGCCTGGGACAACTTCCACATGGTCACCTATGACATCAGACTGGGCAGGGCCAGCCATGGCAGGAGCTAG
- the LOC134616911 gene encoding peroxiredoxin-6-like, translated as MPGLLLGDVFPNFEADTTTGTIKLHEFLGDSWGILFSHPRDYTPVCTTELGRAARLSSEFSKRNVKLIALSVDFLEDHHGWAKDIVAYNCEESACCSLPFPIIADSKRELAVALGMLDPDEKDKDGMPLTARCVFIIGPDKKLKLSLLYPATTGRNFDEILRVVDSLQLTAGKRVATPADWKPGNCVMVPPSMSEEEAASLFPAGVYTKDLPSGKKYLRYTPQP; from the exons ATGCCGGGGCTGCTGCTCGGAGACGTGTTTCCTAATTTCGAGGCAGACACCACCACCGGCACAATTAAACTCCACGAATTTCTTGGTGATTC ATGGGGAATCCTGTTCTCCCACCCCAGAGACTACACTCCTGTGTGCACCACAGAGCTGGGCCGAGCTGCCAGACTCAGCAGTGAGTTCAGTAAACGCAACGTTAAATTGATCGCCCTATCAGTGGACTTCCTGGAGGATCACCACGGCTGGGCCAAG GACATCGTGGCCTACAACTGTGAGGAGTCTGCCTGCTGCTCGCTGCCCTTTCCCATCATAGCGGACAGCAAACGGGAGCTGGCAGTCGCCCTGGGCATGCTGGACCCAGATGAGAAGGACAAAGATGGCATGCCCCTTACTGCCCGCTGT GTGTTTATTATTGGTCCTGACAAAAAGTTAAAGCTGTCCCTGCTTTACCCAGCCACCACAGGACGCAATTTTGATGAGATCTTGAGAGTGGTGGACTCGCTCCAGCTCACAGCAGGGAAGCGAGTAGCCACACCTGCCGACTGGAAG CCTGGAAACTGCGTAATGGTTCCCCCGAGTATGTCTGAAGAAGAGGCCGCCTCTTTGTTCCCAGCTGGCGTCTACACCAAAGACCTCCCCTCTGGCAAGAAGTACCTGCGCTACACACCCCAGCCATAA